The following is a genomic window from Opitutaceae bacterium.
CAGTGGAGGCGTCTGAACAGGATCACCTACGGCACCGGATCCGGCGGTGAAAAGGCCCTCGCTCTCACGCTCCCCCGCTTTGCCGCGGCGGCCGCGCACTACAGTGGCGCCGCGCCGACCGCCCCGCGGCTCGTGATGCTCGACGAGGCCTTTGCCGGCATCGACCCCACGATGCGCGCCCAGTGTCTCGGCGTGCTTTCGCAGTTCGATCTCGACGTCATCATGACCAGCGAACTCGAGTGGGGCTGCTACACGACCGTGCCCGCGCTCGCCATCTATCACCTCACCACGCTCCCCGGCTTCGACGCCGTCGCCGCCACACGCTGGCTGTGGAACGGCCGCGAGCGCCAGCAGGTGGACCACGCCCAACCCAACTGACCGCGCCGATCGAATCCCCCATGTCCGCCGATCTGCCCCGCCTGCGCGCCACCCTCGGCGATCCCGCGCTCGCGAGACTGGTCGCCGCCCTTCGCCGAAGGCTCGAGCTCGGCCGCCCTTTGAGCGGATCGCTGACACTCGGCGATGCGACCACCCAGGAGCGCCTGGCGCTGGACACTCTCCTCGGACGAGCCGCAACCCGCGGCAATTCGCTGCGAGTGGACATCGACCTTCTCGCCGAGACGCTCGCGGTCGCGGGCATCTGCGCCTCGCTTCAGGAGGCCGTTGAACTTCTGGAAGGTCCGGTTGTTGCACACAAGGACCTGAAGCGTCGCATGCTCCAGGCTTGGGCGGAAACGCATGCGGATGCACGCGTCGCATTCGCCTCCTGGCCTGCCATGACCGCCTGGCTCGAGGATCTTTTCGCCCAGGGAACATTGAAGCGCCTTGCGCCGAAACCCACTGAGGCCGCCCTTCTCCTTTCGGAAATCGCCCGCATGATCGCCGCTCTTCCGGCGCAGGGCGATCCGCTTTCCGGTCTTGCGGCGAAGCTCTACGGCGATGCCCACGCCCTCGACGCCGGCTCGCCCCTGGCCACGCTCGCGGTGAGGGCGGCCGCGAGGCTGGGCGGCGTGCAGGAATTCGCCGACGATGCGGAAGGCCGCCGCGAGGCCTGGGCCGCTGTCGGCGTGCTTTGCGACGAACTCAGCACGCCCGTTCTGCTCTTCAATCTGCCTGCGGCGGGAGACACGCCGACGGCGCGCCTGCTGCGTTCGGCGCTGGCCGACGCCGAACCGGCCTACCTCAGTCTGCGACACCTCCTCCGCTGGCCGCTCGCAACCGATCCCGCGCTCGCAGGCAGGGAAATCTTTGTCTGCGAAAATCCCACCATCGTGGCGCTTGCCGCAGAACGACTGGGTTCACGGTCCGCTCCCCTTGTGTGCGTCAACGGCCAGTTTGCGACGCCCGCAAAAACGCTGCTCCGCCAACTGACCACCGCCGGCGCCAGATTGCGCTATCATGGAGATTTCGACGGCGGAGGCCTGACCATCGCCCGCCGCGTCATAGCCGACCTCGGAGCGAGCCCGTGGCGATACTGCACGGCCGACTACCAAGCCGCGCCCAAAGGAAAGCCGATCTCCCCGGAATCGATCCCCGCATGCCCCTGGGACCCGGCGCTGTCAGACGCCCTGCGAAGCGAAGCCCGTGCCGTACACGAGGAAGCCGTCGCCGAGGATCTTCTCAGGGACCTGTCCAGCAGCTCTTACGATCAGAAAGCTCAAACTTGAAATATTACACCAAACGGCATTTCCACCAGCGCCGTCATGCACCGCACGATTCTTCACTATTGGAGGGGCACGCTCCGTCGTGACCGGTTCGGGAATCGATCTCACGCCTGAAATCCTCAAATTTCTGATCAGACACCAAACGGCATTTCCACCGGCGCTGTGTCGCGACGCTCGCCCCCAGGGCATGACAAAGCATGCCCCTGCTATGAAGCCGTAATGGGCAAGCGAAAAAAGCTACGCCCTTCGCACGCTGTGGACGTGCGTTGAAAAAAGGGAATTGGGATTGTGGCGCCGGGGACGTTCTCCGCCGCTGACACGTCAGCGCAACTGACGGTCCAACCTGCTATCCAAAGCGCGTGATGTGCGCCGTTAAGATGACTTATGCGGAAAGAGTAGTGGCGGAGACAAAGCGGTTCGATCTCCAAGACGGGGTTCACCCAAGGGGCATGACGAACACACTCCGCCCCCGCCACCAAAGTCCCATTTAGGCGCTCAACCCACTTTCAGGCCCAGCTGTTCGGGCGTGCAGCGACCGGTGTGGATGCGCCATAAATCGATTGCGAGCCGTCGCGCGACTGCGACCACGGCTCGTTTGCGTGCACGGGCGCCGAGCGCCTGGCGCAGTTTTTTCAGCGGAGGGTAGTCGGGCTGCCAGCGCAGCAGACGCCAGGCGGCCTCGACGAGCAGGTGACGCATTCGAGGGTTTCCGTGCTTGGAGATGCTGCCCTGACGGCGACGTGTCCCCGTCGAGTACTCACTCGGGCACAATCCGCTGTACCCTCCCACCTTTCGACGACCGCCAAAGCGGGCCCAATCGCACACCTCCATTCCCAGCAGTGTGTTCGTGAGCAGACCCAGTCCTTTCACCAGAATCTGTTTCTCGCCCATACTCTCAACCCGCTTGGTCCACGCTTCTATCTCGGATTCAAAATGCAGCGCTTGACGCTGCCAGGTCTCTATCCGTGCGCGCAGCTCCGGCGGCAATGTCTTCGCCAGCTCGCTCCAGGCCTTGGGATGCCACCAGTCTGGATCCGCCTGCACACCGGCGGTCAGCATCAAGCCGTGACCCCGCACCACACAGCGCTGGCGCTCCTTCACCAGCATTCCCCGCTGCCGACCCAACGCTCGAGCCTCTTCCTGTTCCTCCGTCGGAACGTACACCACCGAAAAGGCAGTGGTGTTGCCTCGCAGGTATCGGTCCAGCGCATCACAGATCTCCCGGGCATCCCTGCGATCAGTCTTCACACGCCTGCCTTCCGCGTCCCATTTCCGAGGCACGATCACCCGATTGCGCGCTCCCATCTGGATCAACTTGCGATGCAACCCGTATCCGCACGGTCCGGCCTCGTAGCAACTCTCCACACGGTGTCCTGCGGCGATCAGCCCCGCAACCAGATCCAGCAACTCTTTGTGCGACATTCTGCACACTGGCTTCGGCTGCTGCCCGTCATTCTGACGGCAGACCACCACATCCCTGGCGTGCAGATCCAGCCCCAACTTAACCGTCATCGCCATCTCGACAGCGACACGCTCACCATCTATTTTATGTATGTTATTATTCATAACGCCGACAGGTTGGCTGCTTTTCAGCCGCCTGTCGGCTACATGTCATCTCCATCGGAAGTTGCGCGGAGTCTTTCCCCATTGGGATACCCACAAAATCTTTCCCCACCTGGAGGGGCACGCTCCGTCGTGACCGGTTCGTCGGCTCGCTTCCGAATCTCCCAACTTCCCCAGCCAACCTCCACCACCCTCGCTCATGCCCCAGCTTTCGCGCACAAAGAACCCAATGAAATCCCGCGCTGAGAACGCCCCAATCCCTCCGCCCCGATCCACTCACGAACGCTCGCGCTCCCACGGCGGCCCCGCGGCCACCACTCGCATTTTCCATCTCCACAGGAAACTATCCGACGGCAAACGCTTCACCGTCGCCTCGCTCGCGCGCGAACTCGAAATTTCCGAACGCACCATCAAGCGCGACATCGAGCGGCTCCGCGACTTTCACCGCGCCCCCATAGTGTGGGACTCCACAGCCCGGACCTATCGCTACAGCGAACCGTTCGATCTTCTGACCGGCCTGCGCTTGAACGCGAATGAAACTCTCGCGATCGTGCTCGCCGGACACACGTTCGCCGCCTGGGGCGAATCTCCACTGGGGCAGGTCCTCACCCAGGCGCTCG
Proteins encoded in this region:
- a CDS encoding TIGR02679 family protein, which gives rise to MSADLPRLRATLGDPALARLVAALRRRLELGRPLSGSLTLGDATTQERLALDTLLGRAATRGNSLRVDIDLLAETLAVAGICASLQEAVELLEGPVVAHKDLKRRMLQAWAETHADARVAFASWPAMTAWLEDLFAQGTLKRLAPKPTEAALLLSEIARMIAALPAQGDPLSGLAAKLYGDAHALDAGSPLATLAVRAAARLGGVQEFADDAEGRREAWAAVGVLCDELSTPVLLFNLPAAGDTPTARLLRSALADAEPAYLSLRHLLRWPLATDPALAGREIFVCENPTIVALAAERLGSRSAPLVCVNGQFATPAKTLLRQLTTAGARLRYHGDFDGGGLTIARRVIADLGASPWRYCTADYQAAPKGKPISPESIPACPWDPALSDALRSEARAVHEEAVAEDLLRDLSSSSYDQKAQT
- a CDS encoding IS110 family transposase — translated: MNNNIHKIDGERVAVEMAMTVKLGLDLHARDVVVCRQNDGQQPKPVCRMSHKELLDLVAGLIAAGHRVESCYEAGPCGYGLHRKLIQMGARNRVIVPRKWDAEGRRVKTDRRDAREICDALDRYLRGNTTAFSVVYVPTEEQEEARALGRQRGMLVKERQRCVVRGHGLMLTAGVQADPDWWHPKAWSELAKTLPPELRARIETWQRQALHFESEIEAWTKRVESMGEKQILVKGLGLLTNTLLGMEVCDWARFGGRRKVGGYSGLCPSEYSTGTRRRQGSISKHGNPRMRHLLVEAAWRLLRWQPDYPPLKKLRQALGARARKRAVVAVARRLAIDLWRIHTGRCTPEQLGLKVG